In the Populus trichocarpa isolate Nisqually-1 chromosome 1, P.trichocarpa_v4.1, whole genome shotgun sequence genome, AAGTAACTCCTGTTATATATATTGTATGCAGGAGGTTGTTGGGTCCATATTCTCGGTGGGTGCAGTTGGCTCCCTCTCTGGGGTCCTTATCTACCAAAATTGGTTGAAAGACCATCGTTTTCGCGACTTGCTTTTCTGGTCTCAGTTGTTGTATGGTGCATCAGGGTTGCTAGATTTGATATTGGTGTTGCGTCTGAACTTGAAAATTGGTTTACCTGATTATTTCTTTGTTGTGATTGATGAAGCCATTTCTATGATGATTGGACGCATTAAATGGCAGCCTCTTCTTGTACTTAGTTCCAAGCTTTGCCCTGCTGGTATAGAGGGCACTTTCTTTGCTTTGCTCATGTCAATAGACCATGTTGGTTTGCTTTCATCAACTTGGGTAGGAGGTCTCTTACTCAAATTCTTGAAGGTTACACGGACACAATTTGACAATCTTTGGGTGGCCATTTTAATCCGGAGCCTCATGAGAATAATTCCAGTTTTTCTGCTGTTTCTGATACCTAGAAGCGATCCAAACTTATCCATTCTTCCAGAAGAGATGTTGAAGACCAAAAAAGGTGACAATAGACTTGAATCTGAAAACACCGAGATGGTCTCCCTCGCTGATAGCACTTGAATGGCGTCACTTAATCCAACAATATAAAAATGCTTCTAGGAGCCTGACAGTTTCTGAATGAAGACGTGATTAAATCCTCAATTTTGGCTTCCAAGGAAGATTTTTATGTTCATTTGCTTAGAATTACTACTGTTGATGCATCACCTTGAGAACACAAAGGCTTCTCCACTAGAAGTTCAAAACAGGACATAACTTTCTGCTGCAGGCTGTCAACAGAGTGTCCCGTGGAATGCCTCTTGTCAGAAGTCATCCCTCCTTGATAATGCTTTCAATATAGAAGACAATGTTATTCTTTGATTGTCTGATATTTCTGGTGGACAACAACATTTCAGAGATAAGATCAAGTCCATCCTGCCACGgtcaaaatctaattttcacGAACGCTGGAATCAATTTGAACAACAGACATTATTGAAGATAATAGCTCCAaattaacatttcaaaaacTTCGCAGGTTCCCCTCTTTggctcttcttttttctttgtagatTTTACAAATTATTGATCACATTTTCCAAAGCCATGATCCTGTTCTGAAATATGCAGCTTGTAACCCGTCTCGGATGCGGTAAAGCGATTTGCTCGTaatctttttatcaattttttttttgctcaaaggCTTGTGCTTTTAAGTTTTTGTAAGAAATGAATTTCCCATAAAGTATTTTAGCCCCTGAAAATTCTGAAATATCAAGaaattcttcatcatttagCCATCTTTAGATACACATAGAACATATAAGAGTATGCAATTATATAACCACGTCAACCTTCTTAGAAGTAATTCTGCACCCTCTCTCAGATTCAAACAGATCttacatttaaaatatacaaaagatATTATTTGCTGTGTTTGGGACTGCACTGTCAAAACACTTGAGAAATTGGAAATGGCGTTTTTACATATTCTATATCTTTCCCCATGGATaataatagatatttatatgTGATATGAACCAAGAAAAACTACTTCTTGATGATTTCTTTGGCAACAAGAACAACTGACATtgcatcaaataaatatatgcaCTGTCACACACCTGTTCTTAATAATACCTTCGAATCATCGACCTAGTCAAAAGTGCAAGCTTCTGCCGCAAATCCCAACATGGACCCCTTGGTATCATATATAACCCTCTGGTTTTTCTGTTGATAATTCCCAATTATACCAACCTCGTTTTCATAAGAGAGACTTGCAATAGCCAAACAGACCTGAGATGCGTCAGTcttaacaaaatagaaaacccCAGTTACATCCACATTGAGCTCAGCATTTCCCTCAAAGTGCATTTTTATGTTTGGAATCTCAACTTCTTGATATCCACTAAGGTTGAAGCAAGTATCCAAAATCATAAAAGCTGGTGCAGAAGGAAACCCTGAAAATTGTTTCACAAACTCATCCTTTAGTGCCTGGTAAATTGAAGGGGGGAGCCTTGTAATAACCGTCCCAGAATCAATCATCATTCCATCTTTACCAAAACTTGGTGCTTGTACTGCCACGCTACCAACAGTAATACCAGTTAGGTTTAGAAAATAGAAGGGTAGCTGTGGATTGGGAATCATTCTAGTGTATGAAATAGGAGTTGTGTTTTTGTATACTGAGGAATTTCCACCCATGACTAGTGAACCTGAAGCTTCAGTTTCTGTTATAGGCAAACAGTAGGAGAAAACTCCTCCAAACATGGCTGAAGTTTGAGAAATCAAAGAGAGACTACTCCTTCCCAATCCCACAAGGCCTGAAGCTCCACCAAATAAACCTTGATTGTTCCTGCCACAGCCGAATATGAAGTTGTTGACAGCAGTACTGTTTCCCAAATCAAGATGTTCCGTGCCTAGCTCACCGCGTGTGTAGGATCCATCACCATAGTTAACAACATAGTTACAACTCGGAGGGTTACTTCCACAGACTCCTAAATTTCCAGTTGCAGACTGCAGGGACTGACAAGTTGGTGAACTACATAAAACTGTTCGGTATGAAGGAGATGTTGAAGGGTTGAAAACAGGGTCTTGTTGATTATAACATCTTTTGCAAGGTTGACATTGAACCCAACTCAAGTCACTCCCAGTGTCCACAATCACTGTCATTTTTCGACCACCTAATTCCACTGTAACTATGTAGTTTAGTGTCTGCAGTCTTATACCAGAAGTTAATGGGATTGGAGCATCCACTGAATCATCAATATTTCGGCCAGAAATGATGCTTTTCATTCTAGATTGAAGTGATCGAAGCTGAAAATCATCCATGATCAAGTGTTTTTTAAGCTTCTTGTTCCAGTCTAGGATCTTTCCTGAGCAAGAATCTTTGTGCTTCATTTCCAATATGGTTGCACCATTCTCCCATCCTTTAATTCCCAAACAGAATGAGAACATTAGTCCATATTTGGGCACTGtagttgtattttaaaaatcaaatactaGTGTAACTTTACCAACAAAGCAGAGGAATAATACAAATGAAGATTGTATATGGATGCCATATATtctcaaaaaaggaaaataaattgtataattttgatCCCCAGTGATCCAAAACAGTTAGTTTCAGGGGGGGTGGGAgaaatttttcaaatatttataccaaGTATCATAAATAATTCAACAATGGAGTACATCATTCAAAGTTAAAGAAAGTGAAGCCAAGATAAAGTTTTCCAATGATGGATGTTTCCCAATTCCCATAAAGCATGAACTCAGTTATAGATAGTGCTGGCATAAAAGGAAAGTAAGTAGTAGAGTACAGATCCCAAAAGTGGAGAACAGATAAATAAAGAAGATAGCTagcttaaaaaaagatttggtcACCATTGGCCAAACCATTCTTTAAGCCTTCTCTTTTTCACTTTGCTACTCACTTGTTTCTTGGGAGAGACAAGTTGAACTATTACTCCCCTGTTTCCATTGAAATTTATGCATGCTGAGGACTTTCTTCCCTTGAAAGCATTGAACCCCATTATCAAAAATGGCGAGGGTAGAaacaagaagagagagaaggagtaGTTTTGATGGAAAAGGAGGTTTTGCTTGCACCattttgatgatgaagaaggGTAAGAAGTTATGAGTTGCCGAGAACAAAAAATGGAACAAAGAAAGAATCTCGGCTATGAGTGTGTGAATATCTgaatgtgtgtgtgagagaaagagagaaaggcaGGGAGGGAAGGAGGGAGAAGAGAGGGAGATTCTTAAGAGTTGGAGTTTGGCAAGAGAACAAAAGAGAAATGGCTGGCTAAAGGACCCCACTGGTGCATGAGAAATTATTGTAGATTCACGTGCAAATTCTtggcaccaaaaaaaaaaaaaagggagatgtGTGTTACCGCTGTGTTTGTAGCTAGTAGTGGACATGGTGGGATATGGAGAGGTAGTGATATTTACAATAATTTGATTGGTTTGCTGAGCTTTCATAAGATAAGGACTCGCCCATCACGGAATCAACTGTCACAACTTActccgagagagagagagatagagagagggagACATGAAGAAGCATTTTGATATTGTGTGTTTGATTATTGTCCCTTTCTACATGGTACTGGGAGCACTAGCACTCGAGCATTATATCTATGAACATAGCATTAGACTTTTGTGTTCTGCAGAGTAATTAGATAACAATTAATCAACTTGATCTTGAgtcttaattatttgattagacGTCCCTCTATTGTTTTCCCCCTCTAAACCAGGTTATTACAAGATGGATGGAAAAACCTTGGACCTTACACCAACAATTTTAGCGTCACGGCTCCTGTGTATACATTGACATCTGCAAGAACATTCGGGAGACCTTAATCCATAAATCAAGCTACTAATCAAGAGTTTTGGGGTTCTTCTGTGGGTAAATGGTGCCCAATTCCTACGTATCGACATGTCTCAGATCACCTGCGATTCCTTGGAGTGTTCTATCCTTGTTTCCTACGTTGCTCCTCTCAACTGTGGAGCTGTTTGACTCTTGCTTTTTGGATTTTAACCAAGGCATCCATGGCAGGGTCCCTcaccaaccttttttttataagcacTCAAGCACCATATTATAAAGTAAAATCATCTCCTTGGATCAGCACTTGACAAATTTGGAATTGccagtataataataataattaaatttcgtTTCATAATGCGTTCGAAAggtatttttaagtattttttttattccattccCCTCCCCCCACATTCATTCTCTTCTATCAAGTAGCTTGTTATGGGAAAAATGCATGAGAGGTAAGCAGGAATCGTGTTCAGCTACATCCTTGATCAGCTGTTTATATTGAATCGGAAAGGCAGCTACATTTGTTCATTAATTTGGTCCATCTCATACTTACTCTTTAGTGAACTCTTTTTGTCTCGTCGATTGATGTGGGGCAATTATGTAGGATTTGATTCTAGTAATtacttaatatttaaaacaataattacaaaaacataaaacatgggTAAATAATATTACACATGTTTCTTGATTTAatgtgaattataataataaattgatggttttgtcatcgacaaaaaatcaaatcaaccgAACTGGcattcacaaataaaaataatttttataagacTCATTTGtcattatatatttgttaagggttatctcggtttttttttgttttttatacagTAAAACTACTTAAGTACCCTTAAAAGAAACATTTGCACATGGCATGAGATAGGggcatttttagttttttattttattaaacacaatataATGATTCAATTGCTCTTATAATCAAAATTGTCAAAACGTTACTTTAGGGGCTTTTGTATAATTTCATAGAGGTTTTTTCGTAGTTATTATTTGGTTCCAGGGGCAATGTTGTAatttgatggataaaaaaactaaaaaaattgctCGTGTTAGCCCGTCATTTGCTCTGTTGCTTTAGACGGTGTGTACAACTAACTTTGGCAGTGAAAAACTTGTTCCAGTCGTGTTATTAGATTTCTTACAATGTCTTCTTCCTCAAGAGATAGCGTGTGTTGGTTGTTTCTCAATGGATTGTCActgacaatatttttctttttctttttctttttttcatattcacTCTCCTCTCTTGAAATTCGCACTGgttatttaaaatttcagggTAGTCCTCTAGTTGCGTCTATTTGAGTGTCggtgtttttttcatatttgtaatttttttatttgatccttttatatgttttttattttttttcaatttcatcattgaatctaaatttattatttattatttctttaattttggtcTTGATTCTTTTCTTGCCCATTTTGTAACCTTTCAATAGTTTTTAACTTCAtcctttgattaaaaaaattaatttgttatttttatagtttatttctcattcttttgatggtttcttcttttaattattttatgaatttaatttttatttttaatttaacccttcaatccaaaaattatttatctttgttttttcagatttaatcctcattcttttaattgttatttttttttatctttttgtacaattattttttcttttggttttatcatttgacattttatttattgaaaattaaacttcgTGATTTTTCCAGGTTTGGTGCTTCTGATCAAATGGTGTGGGTCACGAGTTTTATAAGTTAATACgggttgacatttttttttttacttattttctttttagatctCGTTATTCGACAttgattttttaccaaaataggCTTTgtagttttatttgtttttatttctatcaagttttatttgtttttctttctatcgagttatctcgatctcatgacctaacatgtgggtttgacgggttaacctgggtGAGCTCGCATCTTTTGTTggcttttaattattctttcttcttttaaattcttttgtgttgttggttttttaaaatttcatccttcaatatttggtttgtTGAAAATatagctttgtgatttttttatatttggcaTTTTCATTCAAATGGCCCGAGTCACAAGTTTTATAAGCtaacaatggtttttttaaaaaatagatttcatggttttcttcatcttccttATATTGGGTTACCTATTCTCATAATCTAACTTGTGAGTTTGGTAGGTTGATTCAAAtgagctctattttttttttttttcttataattactatttttttatccttttatatcattgaattttttttttaatttcatccttcaatatttgattagttgaaaattaggttttagGTTTTATAAATTTGGCATTTCTAGTCAAATGACTTAGGTCAGGTAGATTAACACGAGTTGACATTGTTTTTAtaggcttaatttttttttgttgagaattgaTCTTTTTAATTAGATCCGAATCTGAGATTTCACGAGTTATgattttagaatattaaattaggattgtcttttttatgttattaaattaatcacaCTTATTAAACATAGTCGGTTCAATATCTTGagtcttgaatttattttccttgcttAGGAATTCTAGTGTCACTTTAACTTTGTTCTTCTTACATCCAAAAAACTTTGGCTTGACTCGAGTCGTTGCACGGCTACTGATATAAATTTACTCGGGTcaccttttttaaattaattttttttaatttccagcctTCAATATTTTGTTCATTATAATTggaatttctaaattttttatgtggATTCCATGGTTTTATCATGATATCGCATCTCATATCATGGGTTTCACGTTAATCATTGTTAGTCCAAGTTAATTGAATACATTGCTAtcccaataatgtttttttaaaaaatatatcatctaatAAGttactatttaaatattttaaaagtatttaatcaTTATACTCTTTAACTTCCTAAtgtcttagtatttttttaggatgaaaaaaaaaaaaactgacccaCAGTGCAGAACAAAAGGCTAGTAATcatctaaattaaattataatattgataCCAATCAAGCATATAAATCATCAACAATATAGATTTGTCTATgcacaaaaaaaactattgaaataaGATGGAAGGCCCATTGTCATAGGTCTAGAAGCTCATGACTACAATTATTAAACATGGTTTAACTTGTCAGATTAACTTAGAGCTAACATgtaatatgtttgtttttaaattattttgaacattaatttaaataattggaTGTCAACCCATAACtatcattttatgttttaaatatatattggatcaatttcaataattttttttaaaaaaaattattcaaaacaatatcattttatattttaaaattattatttaaaacaatattattttaaaatgattagaaAACCCAAACTCTTGTCTTAATCACGTCAAGCCTCCAGCAGTATTTGACTTAATCGTCTGTTTTGATAAAAAGGTGAGGTAGGCATAATAATCTTATTATTATCTTTCGTCTGTCTACTAATAATATATTCTTCTATTTATTAATACGTCAagcattttataaaaagaaattcataaaaaaaaataaagaaaaacacctTCTTAATAATTACTtggatattaattattattattaagaagtTTCCCTTAATTTTAATCCAAGACCACCTGAAGGGTCCTGAAGGCTGAACCCTGTATAAAgctaataatatttaatgacTGAGATTGTAGTAGAGTtgtgttttaaagtattttttgtttagaaatgtattaaaataatattttttattttaaaaaaattatttttgatattaacacattaaaatattctaaaaatatataaaaaatatttttaataaaaataatttaaaatttaaaaaaatataatttacgcTGCATTcccaaataaacttttaaaagcGAAATCCGTGAACCCTGGGTTCTATATTGCCGACTCAAGTGGGCATTTTCTCATCCTAAAAAATGGTTTTCGTTAGACCAAATTGTGAGGGCTACGACCCAAATATAACAATACATAATTCAAGGAAGAAGCTATGAACCATCGAGCCCACAGTGAGGAGACTCCAAGCCAGGCCCAAGGATTTATAGCCATTGACCTTGTGTGCATGAAGCTGTGTATCATATAATAACTGCTTCAAGTGACTAGCCATTTGATCGGATAGTTTTTTCTACCAATACAAATTTTGAACATGCACcccttttttatatgttttttaaaatatatatataaattaaaaaactcatgcacggatctaattaaataaatcaggaattatttatataaataaataaataaaatcattaatgataaataaaaataaatttgagagaCACACATAAATCAACATATTTAATCTCGTAAAAATGATCATTTAGtcggttgtgtttaatgaatttttttattaaaatcatgtgATAATAGAAACTGATaagcatataaaattaattaaaataaaagaaaagaaaaaattattatgcaagcctgcacatattaaaaatattatcaagaaatatttttttatttgtaaaaataaatctaatttatataaaatgcaaaaaaatatatttatgaatcaTATTAACctcttaaaaacttaaaaatacatgatataattaaaaaataattgctatttaaaaaaggctaaatagGCAGAAAACAAAACGTAATCACATAGAagggatattaattaaatacaaattaaaaattatatttttaaaaatataaaaaaaagtattaattaaaaacaaaaaatcaaaattaaaaaaaaaaaaacatgtcacaTGTTATTGGGTCTAGTAAGCCAGGCTAGGTGTCTGGCCCATAACGAATGGGCCCGCATGTGGGctcctaataatttt is a window encoding:
- the LOC7455772 gene encoding aspartyl protease family protein At5g10770 is translated as MVQAKPPFPSKLLLLSLLVSTLAIFDNGVQCFQGKKVLSMHKFQWKQGSNSSTCLSQETRWENGATILEMKHKDSCSGKILDWNKKLKKHLIMDDFQLRSLQSRMKSIISGRNIDDSVDAPIPLTSGIRLQTLNYIVTVELGGRKMTVIVDTGSDLSWVQCQPCKRCYNQQDPVFNPSTSPSYRTVLCSSPTCQSLQSATGNLGVCGSNPPSCNYVVNYGDGSYTRGELGTEHLDLGNSTAVNNFIFGCGRNNQGLFGGASGLVGLGRSSLSLISQTSAMFGGVFSYCLPITETEASGSLVMGGNSSVYKNTTPISYTRMIPNPQLPFYFLNLTGITVGSVAVQAPSFGKDGMMIDSGTVITRLPPSIYQALKDEFVKQFSGFPSAPAFMILDTCFNLSGYQEVEIPNIKMHFEGNAELNVDVTGVFYFVKTDASQVCLAIASLSYENEVGIIGNYQQKNQRVIYDTKGSMLGFAAEACTFD